DNA sequence from the Myxosarcina sp. GI1 genome:
CAGAGTTCTGGTTAGTAAATCTATTAGCGTTTTATCGTCTTCAATTAATAAAATTTTCATATCCAATCGCGGTCTAATTTAAACGGTAAACTTAGATAAAATACTTAAATATTTGCTACAAAAGGGTTTAAAAATATTCCTATCTCTTGTTTTCTAATACTAGATACCAGGTTATGTGTAGCATTCTTTTTTGGATTTCATATTAGAGTTCCCAGTGCAGTATTCTGGCAATTTGACTGGCTAGGGTCATCGAATTAAATGGTTTGGTAATTACATCAATTACACCCAGGCTTTGCAAGCGATCTTTTTCGGCAACTTGTGTTTTTGCAGTCAAAAAAATTACGGGAATCGAGCGCGTTTTAGCATTGGCTTTCAAGTTAGACAGAGTAGAAATACCGTCCATATCGGGCATCATTACGTCAAGGAGAATAGCATCGGGTTGTTGCGTTTGCGCCAGGTTAATTCCTTCCGAACCCGAAGAAGCGATCTCCACTTGCCAACCAACTTCAATTTCAATTCCCACCTGTACTACTTCTTGGATGGTTTCTTCATCGTCAATTAATAAAATTCGTCTATTCATCGCGATTTTCCTCTCACTGTATGAGTTCGGGAAGAGTAAAATAGAAAGTGCTTCCTCCTTCCAGGCAACTTTCTGCCCAAATTCGTCCGCCGTGTCCTTCCACGATTTGGCGACAAATTGCCAGTCCCAACCCCGTACCGCCTTTTTTACGAGAATCGGAAGAATCGACCTGTTGAAACCGTTCAAAAATTGTCTCCAGGCGATCGCCAGGAATTCCCTGTCCTCGATCTTTAACGGCAAAAATAACTTTGGCGGTAGTTTTTTCTCGACTACGCTGGTGTTTAC
Encoded proteins:
- a CDS encoding response regulator, whose product is MNRRILLIDDEETIQEVVQVGIEIEVGWQVEIASSGSEGINLAQTQQPDAILLDVMMPDMDGISTLSNLKANAKTRSIPVIFLTAKTQVAEKDRLQSLGVIDVITKPFNSMTLASQIARILHWEL